The Bacteroidota bacterium nucleotide sequence GAAAGGGTTGGGGTAAATCAGAATTTCATTTTGTAAGTCATTTTCTTCAGAACCAGTATTGCAGGGTGGCTGCCAAGTGCCTCGCAAATAACTATCCATAAAATTTGGAAGTCCAATTCCAATTTGAGGAACCAAGAGATTTAATATGCCTGGAGAATAATTACAAGATAATCCTACCATATTGGGGCTTTGAATAACATCCATTAAAGAATCATTATTATTCCATCTATTTACATATAATTTACCATCGCTGCCTGTTTCAAGAGAGAAAAACTCCAGATAGTTCCAGTCGCCAGATCTAATCACAGTTCGGGAGGCATTTATTATACTTGGAATTCCGCTGGTGAGGTCGTATTGAATTACGTAAGAACTATCTACTACTGTTGAATAATATAGCTTGGAATCATCGGGTGAAAAAACTAATCCATATCCACCCGAAGGCACTGAATCATTTCCTGATCCTAAGGCAAAATTATTAGAAACAATTCCTGTTGCAATATTAAAATCGGCAACCTCTATAGTATCTCCATAGCCGTGATGAACACAAGCAATTTCATTTCCAGAATGAGAGAATCGCAAATAACCATCAGGTGTTTTATGAGGATGAATTGCAGAAGGAGATATTACCGGAACCAGATTTATTCCTGTTGATGTTAATAAATAAGCATAATACTGATAGGTTGTATCAGGCGGGGGACCTATTGGATATTTATTTAAACTTAATATCCAAACACCTGTTCCATTGGCATCATAAGTGGCTGCGAGTTTTTCCATAACAGGAGCATAAAGTAAAATATTTTTTGCAGTAATATCTCCCACTCCTCCGTTCAAGTTAATATTCACAACCGAGTAACGTAATCCGTTGGCACCGTCATTTTCTGCACAGTCGGTAAGAAAAATATAATACAATGAATCATTTCCCGGTTGCGGAACAATAAGGGAGTTTTGCGTACTGCTCCAACATCCGAAGAGTCCTGTTCCATTTGGCATAACATTGTTGTTTCTGTCCCAAACAGTATCACCATCAGTGTAAAATAAAAGATTTCCGCATGTGTCCGAAATAGAAGCACACCCTTCTTCCGCAGTCATAGGACTATTTGTGATTGCGGTTGGAATTCCGCTGCTGAAATCCAAACCTGCTCCATTTCCGAAATACCAATGATAGGTACGCTTGATATCCCCAGAAGTTTGTGCAAAAGATGTGCACATCAGAATAAAGAAGAAATAAAATGAGACGATTTTTTTCAAAGTCAGAAGTTAAAATGGAATAGAAAGTTACATCATTACAAGCAAGAACTCAAGCTTCTTACAAGAAATTTGTATCCCATCGACCCAGGTTTCACGCATTAAAATTTAATAGTTCTTTCACGTATGACATATCATA carries:
- a CDS encoding T9SS type A sorting domain-containing protein, with the protein product MKKIVSFYFFFILMCTSFAQTSGDIKRTYHWYFGNGAGLDFSSGIPTAITNSPMTAEEGCASISDTCGNLLFYTDGDTVWDRNNNVMPNGTGLFGCWSSTQNSLIVPQPGNDSLYYIFLTDCAENDGANGLRYSVVNINLNGGVGDITAKNILLYAPVMEKLAATYDANGTGVWILSLNKYPIGPPPDTTYQYYAYLLTSTGINLVPVISPSAIHPHKTPDGYLRFSHSGNEIACVHHGYGDTIEVADFNIATGIVSNNFALGSGNDSVPSGGYGLVFSPDDSKLYYSTVVDSSYVIQYDLTSGIPSIINASRTVIRSGDWNYLEFFSLETGSDGKLYVNRWNNNDSLMDVIQSPNMVGLSCNYSPGILNLLVPQIGIGLPNFMDSYLRGTWQPPCNTGSEENDLQNEILIYPNPFNDFTNVVVTNQDHENMTIILFDLAGRRVKQFATSATQFTISRDNLHSGIYFLSISIRNSTYNQKIIITDN